In Triticum urartu cultivar G1812 chromosome 6, Tu2.1, whole genome shotgun sequence, the following proteins share a genomic window:
- the LOC125516900 gene encoding uncharacterized protein LOC125516900 — MANAVIWIPGRLPKFSLESICTSGQLRHSSPSPPVSLSRATRGATLAAATHPPPPLLSSLAAAQRRRRAKPGRWGRRRGLFFPPPSCSAAGARRPVEWRRRALAGPAARRRARSSAAGLPDRAATSSGGLACGVAAAGVPGLGGGVDPARSSRIRLLDGGGRWPRSVLTSEWGGLQRRCCGLVVVRSARGNGGSLWRRFVCVGLGLSQGIRGPIRIVFADK, encoded by the exons ATGGCAAATGCAGTT ATTTGGATTCCCGGCCGTTTGCCAAAGTTTTCCCTGGAAAGCATATGTACCTCTGGCCAATTGAGACACAGCTCCCCGTCCCCTCCCGTGTCGCTCTCGCGAGCGACCCGGGGGGCAACCCTAGCCGCCGCGACTcaccctccccctcctctgctctcctCCCTCGCTGCCGCCCAGCGACGTCGTCGGGCGAAGCCCGGccggtgggggcggcggcggggcctcTTCTTCCCTCCCCCCTCGTGCTCCGCGGCTGGTGCGAGACGGCCGGTCGAGTGGCGGCGCCGGGCTTTGGCGGGgccggcggcgcggcggcgggctcGGAGTTCGGCGGCGGGGTTGCCTGATAGGGCCGCGACGTCGAGCGGCGGGCTCGCTTGTGGCGTGGCGGCCGCGGGGGTTCCCGGTCTGGGAGGTGGCGTGGATCCGGCCCGATCCTCCCGGATCCGGCTCCTGGATGGCGGCGGGCGGTGGCCGAGGTCGGTCTTGACCTCGGAGTGGGGTGGTCTGCAGCGGCGTTGCTGCGGCCTGGTGGTTGTCCGATCTGCTCGCGGCAACGGCGGCTCTCTCTGGCGGCGGTTCGTCTGCGTCGGACTCGG GCTCTCACAGGGCATTCGTGGACCCATCCGAATCGTGTTTGCGGACAAATGA